The following coding sequences lie in one Primulina huaijiensis isolate GDHJ02 chromosome 2, ASM1229523v2, whole genome shotgun sequence genomic window:
- the LOC140970897 gene encoding LOB domain-containing protein 41, with the protein MRLSCNGCRVLRKGCSDNCSIRPCLEWIKTSDSQAHATVFLAKFYGRAGLMNLINAGPQHLRPAIFKSLLYEACGRIVNPIYGSVGLIWSGSWQLCENAVAAVLNGAPITRMATDAAGTKSGPPLKLYDIRHVNKEENSMSGFGELHRVRPRCRFKRVGKGKKSRVSVASVDESVNRSPSHESSLSHQSQAAEANVERGSLASAETTEADHITGAETTMYSGEGDGGLRVAEGEIKLDLTLGLEPFKSTESKRRFSIGSAQDASGVCKMELGLV; encoded by the exons ATGCGGCTGAGTTGTAATGGATGTCGAGTACTGCGCAAAGGCTGCAGCGATAACTGCAGCATAAGGCCTTGCCTTGAGTGGATCAAAACTTCAGACTCACAAGCACACGCCACCGTCTTCCTCGCCAAGTTCTATGGCCGCGCCGGACTTATGAACCTCATTAATGCCGGCCCCCAACACCTCCGCCCCG CTATATTCAAGTCCTTGCTTTACGAAGCATGTGGGAGGATTGTGAATCCGATTTACGGATCGGTTGGGTTGATCTGGTCtgggagctggcagctgtgtgAGAACGCGGTTGCAGCGGTTCTGAACGGGGCTCCGATTACCCGAATGGCTACGGACGCTGCCGGGACGAAAAGCGGGCCGCCTCTCAAGCTGTACGACATCAGGCACGTGAACAAGGAGGAAAACAGTATGTCCGGGTTCGGTGAGCTGCACCGGGTCCGGCCCCGTTGCAGGTTCAAGAGAGTTGGGAAGGGGAAGAAGAGCCGGGTCTCGGTTGCGTCAGTAGACGAGTCAGTGAACAGGTCTCCGAGCCATGAGTCGTCTCTGAGCCACCAGTCTCAGGCTGCGGAGGCGAATGTGGAGAGGGGGAGCTTGGCTTCGGCTGAGACTACCGAGGCTGATCATATAACCGGAGCCGAGACGACGATGTATTCCGGTGAAGGTGACGGCGGCCTGAGAGTCGCCGAAGGTGAAATTAAGCTGGATCTGACTCTTGGTTTGGAGCCGTTTAAGTCGACGGAGTCGAAGCGGCGGTTTTCCATTGGCTCGGCTCAGGATGCAAGTGGTGTCTGTAAAATGGAGCTGGGTCTTGTTTAG
- the LOC140970898 gene encoding 3-ketoacyl-CoA synthase 6-like has product MLTLFSSLQFDFIQVMCFFFLIIFVAPVYFMSKPRSIYLVDYTCYKPPENFRVPFSTFMEHSRLILKDNPKSVDFQMRILERSGLGEETCLPPAIHFIPPTPTMEAARGEAEMVIFSAIDNLMGKTGIKPIDIDILIVNCSLFSPTPSLSAMVVNKYKLRSNVKSYNLSGMGCSAGLISIDLARDLLQVHPNSYALVISTEIITPNYYKGSERAMLLPNCLFRMGSATILLSNKRRGAKYKLVHVVRTHKGSDDKAYKCVFEQEDPKGKVGINLSKELMVIAGEALKSNITTIGPLVLPASEQLHFLFTLIGRKIFNPMWKPYIPDFKQAFEHFCIHAGGRAVIDELQKNLQLSAEHVEASRMTLHRFGNTSSSSLCYEISYIEAKGRMKKRDSVWQIAFGSGFKCNSAVWKCNRTIKTPAEGPWDDCIDRYPVHIPEIVKI; this is encoded by the coding sequence ATGCTTACTCTTTTCAGTTCACTCCAATTCGATTTCATCCAagttatgtgtttttttttcctgatcATTTTCGTAGCCCCTGTATACTTCATGTCGAAGCCAAGATCGATTTATTTAGTAGATTACACTTGTTACAAACCTCCTGAAAATTTCAGAGTTCCTTTCTCTACTTTCATGGAGCATTCCAGGCTGATTCTGAAAGATAACCCGAAAAGTGTTGATTTCCAAATGCGAATTCTTGAAAGATCAGGTCTGGGTGAAGAAACGTGTTTGCCTCCTGCCATTCATTTCATCCCTCCGACTCCAACCATGGAAGCTGCAAGAGGAGAAGCGGAAATGGTGATTTTTTCCGCCATTGATAATCTGATGGGGAAAACAGGTATTAAACCGATAGATATCGATATACTTATCGTGAACTGCAGCTTGTTTTCTCCTACACCGTCCCTTTCCGCCATGGTCGTGAACAAGTACAAATTAAGAAGCAACGTTAAGAGTTACAATCTTTCCGGCATGGGCTGCAGCGCCGGTTTGATTTCAATCGACCTAGCTAGGGATTTGCTCCAAGTTCATCCCAATTCATATGCGTTAGTAATAAGCACAGAAATCATCACTCCGAATTATTACAAGGGTTCTGAAAGAGCCATGCTCCTCCCCAACTGCCTCTTCCGAATGGGCTCCGCCACGATCCTTCTCTCCAACAAACGCCGGGGTGCAAAGTACAAGCTAGTCCACGTCGTACGTACCCACAAAGGTTCTGACGATAAAGCCTACAAATGCGTGTTCGAGCAAGAGGATCCAAAAGGGAAAGTGGGTATAAATCTCTCCAAAGAATTAATGGTTATTGCCGGAGAAGCCCTGAAATCAAACATCACCACCATTGGTCCGCTGGTTCTCCCAGCTTCAGAACAACTCCACTTTCTCTTCACACTAATCGGACGGAAAATCTTTAACCCCATGTGGAAGCCTTACATCCCAGACTTCAAACAAGCATTTGAACACTTCTGCATACACGCCGGCGGCCGGGCTGTGATCGACGAGCTGCAGAAGAACCTCCAGCTGTCGGCGGAGCACGTGGAGGCTTCAAGAATGACCCTCCACCGCTTCGGAAACACGTCTTCTTCTTCACTGTGTTATGAAATTAGTTACATTGAAGCTAAGGGGAGGATGAAGAAACGTGACAGTGTGTGGCAGATTGCCTTCGGAAGCGGATTCAAGTGCAACAGTGCTGTGTGGAAGTGCAACCGGACCATTAAGACTCCGGCGGAGGGGCCATGGGACGACTGCATTGATAGGTATCCAGTGCACATTCCAGAAATCGTCAAGATCTga
- the LOC140970899 gene encoding NADPH-dependent diflavin oxidoreductase 1 isoform X4, producing the protein MKFVAKKLDKRLLDLGALAIIERGLGDDQHPSGYEGALDPWMSSLWNILYQMNPKLLPNGPVFVNPDAALIDRPRAQIIYHDTNEGVPPVSNATGLKYLEMQVERTRSMTPAVPSGKNRPECFLKMTKNLRLSREGNGKDVRHFEFDAVSSLIEYEVGDVLEILPGQSSAAVDAFIQRCNLNPESYITIQPRDKGNKAGINTSLFPVKLKTFVELNMDVASASPRRYFFEVMSFFASAEHEKERLQYFASPEGRDDLYQYNQKERRTVLEVLEDFPSVQMPFEWLVQLVPPLKTRAFSISSCHSAHQNQVHLTVSVVMWKTPYKRKRSGLCSSWLASIDPQQNVLVAVWFKKGSLPPPPPSLPLILIGPGTGCAPFRGFVEERALQNESDPTAPMIFCFGCRNKDNDFLYQDFWMKHSQNGGVLSEDKGGGFYAAFSRDQPQKVYVQHKIKEQSTKIWSLLSQGASVYIAGSSNKMPSDVLSAFEDIVSAESGVSKEVASRWIRALEKAGKYYVEAWS; encoded by the exons TTTGTAGCGAAGAAGCTCGATAAACGACTGTTAGATCTTGGTGCATTGGCAATTATTGAAAGAGGTCTGGGAGATGATCAGCATCCTTCAGG GTATGAAGGGGCTTTGGATCCCTGGATGTCCTCCTTGTGGAATATATTATATCAAATGAATCCCAAATTACTTCCAAATGGTCCAGTTTTTGTCAATCCAGATGCTGCTTTAATTGATCGACCTAGAGCACAAATTATATATCATGACACCAATGAAGGGGTACCACCAGTTTCAAATGCCACAG GTTTGAAGTATCTTGAGATGCAGGTTGAGAGGACCCGTTCAATGACTCCTGCAGTACCTTCTGGGAAGAACAGGCCTGAGTGCTTCCTGAAAATG ACCAAGAATCTTCGATTAAGTAGAGAGGGCAATGGGAAGGATGTGCGCCACTTTGAGTTCGATGCTGTTTCATCT TTAATAGAATATGAAGTGGGCGATGTTCTTGAGATTCTTCCAGGTCAAAGTTCTGCCGCGGTAGATGCTTTCATACAGCGTTGTAATTTGAACCCTGAGTCTTACATAACT ATTCAGCCGCGAGATAAAGGGAATAAAGCTGGGATAAATACCTCCCTGTTCCCTGTGAAACTAAAAACTTTTGTTGAGCTAAATATGGATGTGGCCTCAGCTTCTCCTAGACGTTACTTCTTTGAG GTCATGAGTTTTTTTGCCAGTGCTGAACATGAGAAGGAAAGGCTTCAATATTTTGCCTCGCCAGAAGGAAGAGATGATCTGTACCAATACAACCAGAAGGAGCGAAGGACAGTTTTAGAG GTATTGGAGGATTTCCCTTCTGTGCAAATGCCCTTCGAATGGTTGGTACAGTTGGTTCCTCCATTAAAAACAAGGGCCTTCTCCATCTCTTCTTGTCATTCAGCTCATCAAAATCAAGTGCACTTAACTGTAAGTGTGGTGATGTGGAAGACCCCATACAAGAGGAAGCGTTCAGGTCTTTGCTCGTCATGGCTAGCCAGTATTGATCCTCAGCAGA ATGTACTAGTAGCAGTGTGGTTTAAGAAAGGTTCGCTTCCTCCTCCACCGCCATCCCTTCCTCTTATCCTCATTGGTCCTGGAACGGGATGTGCACCTTTTCGTGGATTTGTGGAAGAAAGAGCACTTCAAAACGAATCTGACCCAACTGCTCCGATGATTTTTTGCTTCGGATGCAGAAACAAAGACAATGACTTTCTCTATCAAGATTTTTGGATGAAACATTCACAGAACGGAGGGGTACTATCCGAAGACAAGGGTGGAGGATTCTATGCTGCGTTTTCAAGGGACCAGCCACAGAAAGTGTATGTGCAACACAAAATTAAGGAGCAAAGCACTAAGATATGGAGTTTGCTTAGTCAAGGTGCTTCTGTGTACATTGCTGGATCGTCAAATAAGATGCCTTCAGATGTATTATCAGCCTTTGAAGATATAGTTTCTGCTGAAAGTGGGGTTTCGAAAGAGGTTGCTTCGAGATGGATTCGAGCACTGGAGAAGGCGGGCAAGTATTATGTCGAAGCCTGgtcttga
- the LOC140970899 gene encoding NADPH-dependent diflavin oxidoreductase 1 isoform X3: protein MKGFWRFLLQKNLSHGWLNGVCYAVFGLGDSSYQKYNFVAKKLDKRLLDLGALAIIERGLGDDQHPSGYEGALDPWMSSLWNILYQMNPKLLPNGPVFVNPDAALIDRPRAQIIYHDTNEGVPPVSNATGLKYLEMQVERTRSMTPAVPSGKNRPECFLKMTKNLRLSREGNGKDVRHFEFDAVSSLIEYEVGDVLEILPGQSSAAVDAFIQRCNLNPESYITIQPRDKGNKAGINTSLFPVKLKTFVELNMDVASASPRRYFFEVMSFFASAEHEKERLQYFASPEGRDDLYQYNQKERRTVLEVLEDFPSVQMPFEWLVQLVPPLKTRAFSISSCHSAHQNQVHLTVSVVMWKTPYKRKRSGLCSSWLASIDPQQNVLVAVWFKKGSLPPPPPSLPLILIGPGTGCAPFRGFVEERALQNESDPTAPMIFCFGCRNKDNDFLYQDFWMKHSQNGGVLSEDKGGGFYAAFSRDQPQKVYVQHKIKEQSTKIWSLLSQGASVYIAGSSNKMPSDVLSAFEDIVSAESGVSKEVASRWIRALEKAGKYYVEAWS, encoded by the exons TTTGTAGCGAAGAAGCTCGATAAACGACTGTTAGATCTTGGTGCATTGGCAATTATTGAAAGAGGTCTGGGAGATGATCAGCATCCTTCAGG GTATGAAGGGGCTTTGGATCCCTGGATGTCCTCCTTGTGGAATATATTATATCAAATGAATCCCAAATTACTTCCAAATGGTCCAGTTTTTGTCAATCCAGATGCTGCTTTAATTGATCGACCTAGAGCACAAATTATATATCATGACACCAATGAAGGGGTACCACCAGTTTCAAATGCCACAG GTTTGAAGTATCTTGAGATGCAGGTTGAGAGGACCCGTTCAATGACTCCTGCAGTACCTTCTGGGAAGAACAGGCCTGAGTGCTTCCTGAAAATG ACCAAGAATCTTCGATTAAGTAGAGAGGGCAATGGGAAGGATGTGCGCCACTTTGAGTTCGATGCTGTTTCATCT TTAATAGAATATGAAGTGGGCGATGTTCTTGAGATTCTTCCAGGTCAAAGTTCTGCCGCGGTAGATGCTTTCATACAGCGTTGTAATTTGAACCCTGAGTCTTACATAACT ATTCAGCCGCGAGATAAAGGGAATAAAGCTGGGATAAATACCTCCCTGTTCCCTGTGAAACTAAAAACTTTTGTTGAGCTAAATATGGATGTGGCCTCAGCTTCTCCTAGACGTTACTTCTTTGAG GTCATGAGTTTTTTTGCCAGTGCTGAACATGAGAAGGAAAGGCTTCAATATTTTGCCTCGCCAGAAGGAAGAGATGATCTGTACCAATACAACCAGAAGGAGCGAAGGACAGTTTTAGAG GTATTGGAGGATTTCCCTTCTGTGCAAATGCCCTTCGAATGGTTGGTACAGTTGGTTCCTCCATTAAAAACAAGGGCCTTCTCCATCTCTTCTTGTCATTCAGCTCATCAAAATCAAGTGCACTTAACTGTAAGTGTGGTGATGTGGAAGACCCCATACAAGAGGAAGCGTTCAGGTCTTTGCTCGTCATGGCTAGCCAGTATTGATCCTCAGCAGA ATGTACTAGTAGCAGTGTGGTTTAAGAAAGGTTCGCTTCCTCCTCCACCGCCATCCCTTCCTCTTATCCTCATTGGTCCTGGAACGGGATGTGCACCTTTTCGTGGATTTGTGGAAGAAAGAGCACTTCAAAACGAATCTGACCCAACTGCTCCGATGATTTTTTGCTTCGGATGCAGAAACAAAGACAATGACTTTCTCTATCAAGATTTTTGGATGAAACATTCACAGAACGGAGGGGTACTATCCGAAGACAAGGGTGGAGGATTCTATGCTGCGTTTTCAAGGGACCAGCCACAGAAAGTGTATGTGCAACACAAAATTAAGGAGCAAAGCACTAAGATATGGAGTTTGCTTAGTCAAGGTGCTTCTGTGTACATTGCTGGATCGTCAAATAAGATGCCTTCAGATGTATTATCAGCCTTTGAAGATATAGTTTCTGCTGAAAGTGGGGTTTCGAAAGAGGTTGCTTCGAGATGGATTCGAGCACTGGAGAAGGCGGGCAAGTATTATGTCGAAGCCTGgtcttga
- the LOC140970899 gene encoding NADPH-dependent diflavin oxidoreductase 1 isoform X6, with protein sequence MQDICLIFSFDVSSCPGKMVLEDFPSVQMPFEWLVQLVPPLKTRAFSISSCHSAHQNQVHLTVSVVMWKTPYKRKRSGLCSSWLASIDPQQNVLVAVWFKKGSLPPPPPSLPLILIGPGTGCAPFRGFVEERALQNESDPTAPMIFCFGCRNKDNDFLYQDFWMKHSQNGGVLSEDKGGGFYAAFSRDQPQKVYVQHKIKEQSTKIWSLLSQGASVYIAGSSNKMPSDVLSAFEDIVSAESGVSKEVASRWIRALEKAGKYYVEAWS encoded by the exons ATGCAAGACATTTGTCTGATATTCTCCTTTGATGTTTCATCTTGTCCCGGGAAAATG GTATTGGAGGATTTCCCTTCTGTGCAAATGCCCTTCGAATGGTTGGTACAGTTGGTTCCTCCATTAAAAACAAGGGCCTTCTCCATCTCTTCTTGTCATTCAGCTCATCAAAATCAAGTGCACTTAACTGTAAGTGTGGTGATGTGGAAGACCCCATACAAGAGGAAGCGTTCAGGTCTTTGCTCGTCATGGCTAGCCAGTATTGATCCTCAGCAGA ATGTACTAGTAGCAGTGTGGTTTAAGAAAGGTTCGCTTCCTCCTCCACCGCCATCCCTTCCTCTTATCCTCATTGGTCCTGGAACGGGATGTGCACCTTTTCGTGGATTTGTGGAAGAAAGAGCACTTCAAAACGAATCTGACCCAACTGCTCCGATGATTTTTTGCTTCGGATGCAGAAACAAAGACAATGACTTTCTCTATCAAGATTTTTGGATGAAACATTCACAGAACGGAGGGGTACTATCCGAAGACAAGGGTGGAGGATTCTATGCTGCGTTTTCAAGGGACCAGCCACAGAAAGTGTATGTGCAACACAAAATTAAGGAGCAAAGCACTAAGATATGGAGTTTGCTTAGTCAAGGTGCTTCTGTGTACATTGCTGGATCGTCAAATAAGATGCCTTCAGATGTATTATCAGCCTTTGAAGATATAGTTTCTGCTGAAAGTGGGGTTTCGAAAGAGGTTGCTTCGAGATGGATTCGAGCACTGGAGAAGGCGGGCAAGTATTATGTCGAAGCCTGgtcttga
- the LOC140970899 gene encoding NADPH-dependent diflavin oxidoreductase 1 isoform X5, whose amino-acid sequence MKWAMFLRFFQIQPRDKGNKAGINTSLFPVKLKTFVELNMDVASASPRRYFFEVMSFFASAEHEKERLQYFASPEGRDDLYQYNQKERRTVLEVLEDFPSVQMPFEWLVQLVPPLKTRAFSISSCHSAHQNQVHLTVSVVMWKTPYKRKRSGLCSSWLASIDPQQNVLVAVWFKKGSLPPPPPSLPLILIGPGTGCAPFRGFVEERALQNESDPTAPMIFCFGCRNKDNDFLYQDFWMKHSQNGGVLSEDKGGGFYAAFSRDQPQKVYVQHKIKEQSTKIWSLLSQGASVYIAGSSNKMPSDVLSAFEDIVSAESGVSKEVASRWIRALEKAGKYYVEAWS is encoded by the exons ATGAAGTGGGCGATGTTCTTGAGATTCTTCCAG ATTCAGCCGCGAGATAAAGGGAATAAAGCTGGGATAAATACCTCCCTGTTCCCTGTGAAACTAAAAACTTTTGTTGAGCTAAATATGGATGTGGCCTCAGCTTCTCCTAGACGTTACTTCTTTGAG GTCATGAGTTTTTTTGCCAGTGCTGAACATGAGAAGGAAAGGCTTCAATATTTTGCCTCGCCAGAAGGAAGAGATGATCTGTACCAATACAACCAGAAGGAGCGAAGGACAGTTTTAGAG GTATTGGAGGATTTCCCTTCTGTGCAAATGCCCTTCGAATGGTTGGTACAGTTGGTTCCTCCATTAAAAACAAGGGCCTTCTCCATCTCTTCTTGTCATTCAGCTCATCAAAATCAAGTGCACTTAACTGTAAGTGTGGTGATGTGGAAGACCCCATACAAGAGGAAGCGTTCAGGTCTTTGCTCGTCATGGCTAGCCAGTATTGATCCTCAGCAGA ATGTACTAGTAGCAGTGTGGTTTAAGAAAGGTTCGCTTCCTCCTCCACCGCCATCCCTTCCTCTTATCCTCATTGGTCCTGGAACGGGATGTGCACCTTTTCGTGGATTTGTGGAAGAAAGAGCACTTCAAAACGAATCTGACCCAACTGCTCCGATGATTTTTTGCTTCGGATGCAGAAACAAAGACAATGACTTTCTCTATCAAGATTTTTGGATGAAACATTCACAGAACGGAGGGGTACTATCCGAAGACAAGGGTGGAGGATTCTATGCTGCGTTTTCAAGGGACCAGCCACAGAAAGTGTATGTGCAACACAAAATTAAGGAGCAAAGCACTAAGATATGGAGTTTGCTTAGTCAAGGTGCTTCTGTGTACATTGCTGGATCGTCAAATAAGATGCCTTCAGATGTATTATCAGCCTTTGAAGATATAGTTTCTGCTGAAAGTGGGGTTTCGAAAGAGGTTGCTTCGAGATGGATTCGAGCACTGGAGAAGGCGGGCAAGTATTATGTCGAAGCCTGgtcttga
- the LOC140970899 gene encoding NADPH-dependent diflavin oxidoreductase 1 isoform X7 codes for MKHSQNGGVLSEDKGGGFYAAFSRDQPQKVYVQHKIKEQSTKIWSLLSQGASVYIAGSSNKMPSDVLSAFEDIVSAESGVSKEVASRWIRALEKAGKYYVEAWS; via the coding sequence ATGAAACATTCACAGAACGGAGGGGTACTATCCGAAGACAAGGGTGGAGGATTCTATGCTGCGTTTTCAAGGGACCAGCCACAGAAAGTGTATGTGCAACACAAAATTAAGGAGCAAAGCACTAAGATATGGAGTTTGCTTAGTCAAGGTGCTTCTGTGTACATTGCTGGATCGTCAAATAAGATGCCTTCAGATGTATTATCAGCCTTTGAAGATATAGTTTCTGCTGAAAGTGGGGTTTCGAAAGAGGTTGCTTCGAGATGGATTCGAGCACTGGAGAAGGCGGGCAAGTATTATGTCGAAGCCTGgtcttga